From a region of the Streptomyces venezuelae genome:
- a CDS encoding DNA polymerase III subunit delta' produces MPVWDDLVGQERVRAQLTAAARDADALVTAITAGTAPPEGSKMTHAWLFTGPPGSGRTTAARAFAAALQCTSPDRALGGEPGCGFCDGCHTTMVGTHADVSTVAAVGSQILVEDMRDTVRKSYTSPATGRWQVILVEDAERLNEKSANAVLKAVEEPAPRTVWMLCSPSVEDVLPTIRSRCRHLNLSTPSVEAVVDMLVRRDGIEPSVALAAARVTQGHVDRARRLATDEAARERRATVLKLPLRVDDIGACLKAAQELVDAAAEDAKQVAEEVDAKETEELRAALGAGTGAGSRMPRGTAGVMKELEDRQKRRRTRTQRDTLELALTDLTSFYRDVLALQLGSSVAIANEEIRPDLERIARASGPERTLRRIEAIIACRDSFDRNVAPLLAVEAMTMALRAG; encoded by the coding sequence ATGCCCGTATGGGACGACCTGGTGGGACAGGAGCGGGTCCGCGCGCAGCTGACCGCCGCCGCCCGCGATGCCGACGCCCTGGTCACGGCCATCACGGCCGGGACCGCGCCGCCCGAGGGGTCGAAGATGACCCACGCCTGGCTGTTCACGGGCCCTCCGGGATCCGGGCGCACCACGGCCGCCCGGGCCTTCGCCGCCGCCCTGCAGTGCACCAGCCCGGACCGTGCGCTCGGCGGTGAGCCCGGCTGCGGGTTCTGCGACGGCTGCCACACCACGATGGTCGGCACGCACGCGGACGTCTCCACCGTCGCCGCGGTCGGCAGCCAGATCCTCGTCGAGGACATGCGGGACACCGTCCGCAAGTCCTACACCTCGCCGGCCACGGGCCGCTGGCAGGTCATCCTGGTCGAGGACGCCGAGCGGCTGAACGAGAAGTCCGCCAACGCGGTGCTCAAGGCCGTGGAGGAGCCCGCGCCCCGTACGGTCTGGATGCTGTGCTCGCCCTCCGTGGAGGACGTGCTGCCCACCATCCGCTCCCGCTGCCGCCACCTCAACCTCAGCACCCCCTCGGTCGAGGCCGTCGTCGACATGCTCGTGCGCCGGGACGGCATCGAGCCGTCGGTGGCCCTGGCCGCCGCCCGGGTCACCCAGGGGCACGTCGACCGCGCCCGTCGGCTGGCCACCGACGAGGCTGCCCGGGAGCGCCGGGCGACGGTGCTGAAGCTCCCCCTGCGGGTGGACGACATCGGTGCCTGCCTCAAGGCCGCCCAGGAGCTGGTGGACGCCGCCGCCGAGGACGCCAAGCAGGTCGCCGAGGAGGTCGACGCCAAGGAGACCGAGGAACTGAGGGCCGCGCTCGGCGCCGGAACGGGTGCCGGCAGCCGGATGCCCCGGGGCACGGCGGGCGTGATGAAGGAGCTGGAGGACCGGCAGAAGCGCCGTCGCACGCGCACCCAGCGCGACACCCTCGAACTGGCGCTGACCGACCTCACCAGCTTCTACCGGGACGTTCTGGCCCTGCAGCTCGGCTCGTCCGTCGCCATCGCCAACGAGGAGATACGGCCCGACCTGGAGCGGATCGCCCGCGCTTCGGGCCCCGAGCGGACCCTGCGCCGGATCGAGGCGATCATCGCCTGCCGGGACTCCTTCGACCGCAATGTCGCCCCGCTCCTCGCGGTCGAGGCGATGACAATGGCCCTGCGCGCGGGCTGA
- a CDS encoding TetR/AcrR family transcriptional regulator, which yields MSRTGPRRSESIRVAVLNAADDLLVEQGFAATTIEGIAARAGVAKQTIYRWWKSKVEILLDALTDDALEGLAWAEPAGTPAEDLTSHLHRVADFFQEPAGQVLQALLGHAQLDQDTATALRAGFLLRQRERDLAGLGAIVERHTGKSPDEDHLNRLADLLLGPVYYRVLVFGEPADKNLAEATAHLALNLPT from the coding sequence GTGAGCCGCACGGGCCCGCGCCGCAGTGAGAGCATCCGCGTCGCGGTGCTGAACGCCGCCGACGACCTGCTGGTGGAGCAGGGCTTCGCCGCGACGACGATCGAGGGCATCGCCGCGCGGGCCGGCGTCGCCAAGCAGACGATCTACCGGTGGTGGAAGTCGAAGGTCGAGATCCTGCTCGACGCCCTGACGGACGACGCCCTCGAAGGACTCGCCTGGGCCGAACCGGCCGGCACCCCCGCCGAGGACCTCACCTCACACCTGCACCGCGTCGCCGACTTCTTCCAGGAGCCGGCGGGCCAGGTGCTCCAGGCGCTCCTCGGTCACGCGCAACTGGACCAGGACACCGCCACCGCCCTGCGAGCGGGTTTCCTGCTCAGGCAGCGCGAACGCGATCTGGCCGGCCTCGGCGCGATCGTCGAACGCCACACGGGAAAGTCCCCGGACGAGGACCACCTCAACCGTCTCGCCGACCTCCTGCTCGGCCCGGTCTACTACCGCGTACTCGTCTTCGGCGAACCGGCCGACAAGAACCTCGCCGAGGCAACCGCCCACCTCGCCCTGAACCTCCCCACCTGA
- a CDS encoding alpha/beta hydrolase → MDTSRLLRTSGTVIAAAGLLLSGCTSGGPGEPRAAASSPPESGTASAQPSPDAAALRPYYAQKLTWRDCGVPGFQCSTMKAPLDYANPGSGQDVEIAVSRRTATGPGKRLGSLVVNPGGPGGSGVGYLQAYAGIGYPAAVRARYDMVSFDPRGVERSSPVECLNGPAMDKYTQVDQTPDDAAERAELVTAFKEFAAACQTNSGRVLPHVSTADAARDMDLLRALLGDEKLNYVGASYGTLLGATYADLFPDRVGRLVLDGAMDPARPSLELNRDQTEGFNTAFTAFAKDCAKQPDCPLGKGDPDAVGARLKDFFRKLDAQPVSSGDPDRPLGEALATTGVIAALYDEAAWPQLREALSSAMNGDGSGLLSLADSYYEREADGKYANLMSANAAVNCLDQAPAFSGPEAVDTALPSFEKASPVFGPGLAWAALNCGYWPVKPTGKARELHAKGAAPIVVVGTTRDPATPYKWAQALAGQLDSGTLLTYDGDGHTAYGRGSDCIDGAINRYLLDGKAPEDGKKC, encoded by the coding sequence ATGGACACCAGTCGCCTGCTGCGTACCTCCGGAACCGTGATCGCAGCCGCCGGGCTGCTGCTCTCCGGGTGCACCTCCGGCGGGCCCGGAGAACCCCGGGCCGCCGCGTCCTCCCCGCCGGAGTCCGGCACGGCCTCGGCGCAGCCGTCTCCCGACGCGGCCGCGCTGCGCCCGTACTACGCGCAGAAGCTGACCTGGCGCGACTGCGGTGTCCCAGGATTCCAGTGCTCCACCATGAAGGCCCCGCTGGACTACGCGAACCCCGGCTCCGGCCAGGACGTCGAGATCGCGGTGTCCCGCCGTACGGCCACCGGTCCCGGCAAGCGGCTCGGCTCGCTGGTGGTCAACCCGGGCGGCCCGGGCGGGTCCGGTGTCGGGTACCTGCAGGCGTACGCGGGCATCGGCTATCCCGCGGCCGTCCGCGCCCGGTACGACATGGTGTCCTTCGACCCGCGCGGGGTGGAACGCAGCAGCCCGGTCGAGTGCCTGAACGGTCCTGCCATGGACAAGTACACACAGGTGGACCAGACGCCGGACGACGCGGCCGAGCGGGCCGAGCTGGTGACGGCCTTCAAGGAGTTCGCGGCGGCCTGCCAGACGAACTCCGGGCGGGTCCTGCCGCACGTGTCCACCGCCGATGCCGCCCGGGACATGGACCTGCTGCGCGCACTGCTCGGAGACGAGAAGCTGAACTACGTCGGGGCCTCGTACGGCACCCTCCTCGGCGCCACGTACGCGGACCTCTTCCCGGACCGGGTCGGCCGGCTGGTCCTGGACGGGGCGATGGACCCCGCCCGGCCCTCGCTCGAACTGAACCGGGACCAGACGGAGGGCTTCAACACGGCCTTCACCGCCTTCGCCAAGGACTGTGCGAAGCAGCCCGACTGCCCGCTCGGCAAGGGCGACCCGGACGCGGTGGGGGCGCGCCTGAAGGACTTCTTCCGCAAGCTCGACGCCCAGCCCGTCTCCAGCGGCGACCCGGACCGCCCGCTGGGCGAGGCCCTGGCGACGACCGGGGTGATCGCGGCGCTGTACGACGAGGCCGCCTGGCCGCAGCTGCGCGAGGCGCTCAGCTCGGCGATGAACGGCGACGGATCGGGCCTGCTGAGCCTGGCCGACAGCTACTACGAGCGTGAGGCGGACGGCAAGTACGCCAACCTCATGTCCGCGAACGCCGCCGTCAACTGCCTCGACCAGGCTCCGGCCTTCAGCGGCCCCGAAGCCGTCGACACTGCCCTGCCGTCCTTTGAGAAGGCCTCCCCGGTCTTCGGCCCCGGCCTGGCCTGGGCCGCGCTGAACTGCGGGTACTGGCCCGTGAAGCCCACGGGCAAGGCGAGGGAGCTGCACGCGAAGGGCGCCGCGCCGATCGTGGTGGTGGGCACCACCCGCGACCCGGCGACCCCGTACAAGTGGGCCCAGGCGCTGGCCGGCCAGCTCGACTCGGGCACGCTCCTCACCTACGACGGCGACGGCCACACGGCGTACGGGCGCGGCAGCGACTGCATCGACGGCGCGATCAACCGCTACCTCCTGGACGGCAAGGCCCCGGAGGACGGCAAGAAGTGCTGA
- a CDS encoding MFS transporter, with protein MPNRTDRPDSPPDTPTSPAPRSRIAAAAVAFAFWVTMAGTTAPTPLYPLYGEEFGFSPITVTVIFAVYAVGVVAGLLAFGRLSDQIGRRPVLVTATLLSVCAALVFLAAGNVAVLLTARVISGFSAALVTGAATASLTELIPQGRGVRPATVALFANMGGLACGTLLAGILADAAPSPLRTPWTVMLVLAVTGLACVAVSPETAAHRSGFAFRFQPLHIPSEIRSDFLRSAMAAGAGFAVLGVLTAVTGLFLGTVLHESSHSLTGVVVFTAFACTALGQLLVRRIKPGSALSVACLGLILAAALIALAMAVTSLGPLLVGAAVNGLATGIALGHGIGGITTRSDPQHRGASVSTFFAILYSMLAVPAIGVGVLIRATSLRPAGEIFSAVVAVLALTVLLSLARGRGDQAAPA; from the coding sequence GTGCCGAACCGAACCGACCGCCCCGACTCCCCGCCCGACACGCCCACTTCACCCGCGCCCCGCAGCCGGATCGCGGCCGCCGCCGTGGCCTTCGCCTTCTGGGTCACCATGGCCGGGACCACGGCGCCCACCCCGCTCTACCCGCTGTACGGCGAGGAGTTCGGCTTCTCCCCGATCACCGTCACCGTGATCTTCGCCGTGTACGCCGTCGGGGTCGTCGCCGGACTCCTCGCCTTCGGGCGCCTGTCGGACCAGATCGGGCGGCGCCCCGTACTGGTCACGGCGACCCTCCTCTCCGTCTGCGCCGCCCTGGTGTTCCTGGCCGCGGGCAACGTGGCCGTCCTGCTCACCGCCCGCGTGATCTCCGGCTTCTCCGCCGCGCTCGTCACCGGCGCCGCCACCGCCTCGCTCACCGAGCTCATCCCGCAGGGCCGCGGGGTCCGGCCCGCGACGGTCGCACTGTTCGCCAACATGGGCGGCCTCGCCTGCGGCACCCTGCTCGCCGGGATCCTGGCCGATGCCGCGCCCTCCCCGCTGCGCACACCGTGGACCGTGATGCTCGTCCTGGCGGTGACCGGGCTCGCTTGCGTGGCCGTGTCCCCGGAAACGGCCGCACACCGCTCCGGATTCGCCTTCCGCTTCCAGCCCCTGCACATCCCGTCGGAGATCCGCTCGGACTTCCTGCGCTCCGCGATGGCCGCCGGAGCGGGCTTCGCGGTGCTCGGCGTCCTCACCGCCGTCACCGGTCTGTTCCTCGGCACGGTCCTCCACGAGAGCAGCCACTCGCTCACCGGAGTCGTCGTCTTCACCGCCTTCGCCTGCACCGCACTGGGTCAGCTGCTGGTCCGCCGGATCAAGCCGGGCTCCGCGCTCTCCGTGGCCTGCCTGGGGCTGATCCTCGCCGCAGCCCTGATCGCGCTCGCCATGGCGGTCACCTCCCTGGGCCCGCTGCTCGTCGGCGCCGCCGTGAACGGCCTGGCCACCGGCATCGCCCTCGGCCACGGCATCGGCGGCATCACCACCCGCAGCGACCCACAGCACCGCGGCGCCTCGGTGTCGACGTTCTTCGCGATCCTCTACTCCATGCTCGCCGTCCCCGCGATCGGCGTCGGCGTACTGATCCGCGCCACGAGCCTGCGCCCGGCCGGGGAGATCTTCAGCGCCGTGGTCGCGGTGCTCGCGCTCACCGTGCTGCTGAGCCTCGCCCGCGGCCGCGGGGACCAGGCAGCACCCGCGTGA
- the topA gene encoding type I DNA topoisomerase, translated as MSPTSETAKGGRRLVIVESPAKAKTIKGYLGPGYVVEASVGHIRDLPNGAAEVPDKYTGEVRRLGVDVEHDFAPIYVVNADKKAQVRKLKELLAESDELFLATDEDREGEAIAWHLQEVLKPKVPVHRMVFHEITKDAIRDAVANPRELNQRMVDAQETRRILDRLYGYEVSPVLWKKVMPRLSAGRVQSVATRLVVERERERIAFRTAEYWDLTGTFSTGRAGDASDPSTLVARLNTVDGKRVAQGRDFGSNGQLKSEVLHLDETAARALAAALADASFAVRSVESKPYRRSPYAPFRTTTLQQEASRKLGFGAKATMQVAQKLYENGFITYMRTDSTTLSDTAVSAARAQVTQLYGADYLPEKPRVYAGKVKNAQEAHEAIRPSGDRFRTPAETGLSGDQFRLYELIWKRTVASQMKDAVGNSVTVKIGGRASDGRDAEFTASGKTITFHGFMKAYVEGADDPNAELDDREKRLPQVAEGDALAAEEITADGHSTKPPARYTEASLVKELEEREIGRPSTYASIIGTILDRGYVFKKGTALVPSFLSFAVVNLLEKHFGRLVDYDFTAKMEDDLDRIARGEAQSVPWLKRFYFGSEDATEVVPADGDHLGGLKELVTDLGAIDAREISSFPVGEGIVLRVGRYGPYVERGEKDAEGHQRADVPDDMAPDELTVGYAEELFAKPSGEFQLGKDPVSGNEIVAKDGRYGPYVTEILPEGTPKTGKNAVKPRTASLFKSMSLDTVTLDEALKLMSLPRVVGADAEGVEITAQNGRYGPYLKKGTDSRSLETEDQLFSITLDEALAIYAQPKQRGRAAAKPPLKELGTDPVSEKPVVVKDGRFGPYVTDGETNATLRRDDDVETITPERGYELLAEKRAKGPAKKVAKKAPAKKATAKKAPAKKATATKTAAAKKTAAKTTTAKKTAAKKAPAKKTAAAPAAADE; from the coding sequence TTGTCCCCGACTAGCGAGACCGCAAAGGGCGGCCGCCGACTCGTCATCGTCGAGTCCCCAGCCAAGGCGAAGACCATCAAGGGCTACCTCGGCCCCGGATACGTCGTCGAGGCGAGCGTCGGGCACATCCGCGACCTCCCGAACGGCGCGGCGGAGGTTCCCGACAAGTACACCGGCGAGGTCCGCCGCCTCGGAGTGGACGTCGAGCACGACTTCGCGCCGATCTACGTCGTCAACGCGGACAAGAAGGCCCAGGTCAGGAAGCTCAAGGAGCTGCTGGCCGAGTCCGACGAACTCTTCCTCGCCACCGATGAGGACCGCGAGGGCGAAGCCATCGCGTGGCACCTGCAGGAAGTCCTCAAGCCCAAGGTCCCCGTCCACCGGATGGTCTTCCACGAGATCACCAAGGACGCGATCCGCGACGCCGTCGCCAACCCGCGCGAGCTGAACCAGCGCATGGTCGACGCCCAGGAGACCCGCCGCATCCTCGACCGCCTCTACGGCTACGAGGTCTCGCCGGTCCTGTGGAAGAAGGTCATGCCGCGGCTGTCGGCCGGACGCGTCCAGTCGGTGGCCACCCGCCTCGTCGTCGAGCGTGAGCGCGAGCGCATCGCCTTCCGCACCGCCGAGTACTGGGACCTGACCGGAACCTTCTCCACCGGCCGCGCCGGCGACGCCTCCGACCCGTCGACGCTGGTCGCCCGCCTGAACACGGTGGACGGCAAGCGCGTCGCGCAGGGCCGTGACTTCGGCTCGAACGGACAGCTCAAGAGCGAGGTGCTGCACCTCGACGAGACGGCCGCCCGGGCGCTCGCCGCCGCGCTGGCCGACGCCTCGTTCGCCGTCCGCTCGGTCGAGTCCAAGCCGTACCGCCGCTCCCCGTACGCCCCCTTCCGTACGACGACGCTGCAGCAGGAGGCCTCGCGCAAGCTGGGCTTCGGCGCGAAGGCGACGATGCAGGTGGCACAGAAGCTGTACGAGAACGGCTTCATCACCTATATGCGTACCGACTCCACCACGCTCTCCGACACCGCGGTGTCGGCGGCGCGGGCGCAGGTCACCCAGCTGTACGGGGCCGACTACCTGCCCGAGAAGCCGCGCGTCTACGCAGGCAAGGTCAAGAACGCCCAGGAGGCGCACGAGGCGATCCGCCCTTCGGGTGATCGTTTCCGCACCCCGGCCGAGACGGGTCTGTCCGGCGACCAGTTCCGCCTGTACGAGCTGATCTGGAAGCGGACCGTCGCCTCCCAGATGAAGGACGCGGTCGGCAACAGCGTCACCGTGAAGATCGGCGGCCGCGCCTCGGACGGACGCGACGCCGAGTTCACCGCCTCCGGCAAGACGATCACCTTCCACGGCTTCATGAAGGCCTACGTCGAGGGCGCGGACGACCCGAACGCCGAGCTCGACGACCGCGAGAAGCGCCTGCCGCAGGTCGCGGAGGGCGACGCGCTCGCCGCCGAGGAGATCACGGCGGACGGGCACTCGACCAAGCCGCCGGCCCGCTACACCGAGGCCTCGCTGGTCAAGGAGCTCGAAGAGCGCGAGATCGGCCGGCCGTCGACGTACGCGTCGATCATCGGCACGATCCTCGACCGCGGCTACGTCTTCAAGAAGGGCACGGCGCTCGTGCCGTCCTTCCTGTCGTTCGCCGTGGTGAACCTGCTGGAGAAGCACTTCGGGCGGCTCGTCGACTACGACTTCACCGCGAAGATGGAGGACGACCTCGACCGCATCGCGCGCGGCGAGGCCCAGTCCGTGCCGTGGCTGAAGCGGTTCTACTTCGGCTCGGAGGACGCCACCGAGGTCGTGCCGGCCGACGGCGACCACCTCGGCGGGCTGAAGGAGCTGGTCACGGACCTGGGCGCGATCGACGCCCGGGAGATCTCCTCCTTCCCGGTCGGCGAGGGCATCGTGCTGCGGGTCGGCCGCTACGGGCCGTACGTGGAGCGCGGCGAGAAGGACGCGGAGGGCCACCAGCGGGCCGACGTACCGGACGACATGGCTCCGGACGAGCTGACGGTCGGGTACGCGGAGGAGCTCTTCGCGAAGCCGAGCGGCGAGTTCCAGCTCGGCAAGGACCCGGTCAGCGGGAACGAGATCGTCGCCAAGGACGGCCGCTACGGGCCGTACGTGACGGAGATCCTCCCCGAGGGCACGCCGAAGACGGGCAAGAACGCGGTCAAGCCGCGGACGGCCTCGCTCTTCAAGTCGATGAGCCTGGACACGGTCACCCTCGACGAGGCGCTCAAGCTGATGTCGCTGCCGCGCGTGGTCGGCGCGGACGCGGAGGGCGTGGAGATCACGGCCCAGAACGGCCGCTACGGCCCGTACCTGAAGAAGGGCACGGACTCGCGGTCGCTGGAGACCGAGGACCAGCTCTTCTCGATCACGCTGGACGAGGCCCTGGCGATCTACGCGCAGCCGAAGCAGCGGGGCCGGGCCGCGGCCAAGCCCCCGCTGAAGGAGCTGGGCACCGACCCGGTCAGCGAGAAGCCGGTCGTGGTCAAGGACGGCCGCTTCGGCCCGTACGTGACCGACGGCGAGACGAACGCGACGCTGCGGCGGGACGACGACGTCGAGACGATCACGCCGGAGCGCGGCTACGAGCTGCTCGCGGAGAAGCGGGCGAAGGGCCCGGCCAAGAAGGTGGCGAAGAAGGCCCCCGCGAAGAAGGCCACGGCCAAGAAGGCCCCGGCCAAGAAGGCGACGGCGACGAAGACCGCTGCCGCGAAGAAGACCGCGGCGAAGACGACGACCGCCAAGAAGACGGCGGCCAAGAAGGCCCCGGCCAAGAAGACGGCCGCGGCCCCGGCGGCCGCGGACGAGTAA
- the tmk gene encoding dTMP kinase, whose protein sequence is MTRAEQPAVVTAPANPTYDEALAADSRERAVRALLRTPRLRRLWSAQLVSGIGDALALLVLVLLALQAAVTEGGFGGGFRGAALAVAAVFGVRIVATLLFGAVLLGPLAGLLGADGKLDRRWTMIGADGVRLGLFVVAPLWLDWIPAHALTALLATVFVSGAAERLWTLAKESAAPALLPAPPPEGATVRPLPDHLDALRRLTLRTSFAALPIAAAVLLAATLVGKALGLGIGWFAANQAALGSYVASGLFAASVSLLLPLVLPGGATPRPRSPLEGLRTPKAGDRPDKGRTGAIPLLVLSCAAVAGAVSCAVSVSVLHAFDLGGGPAAFALFVLALVGGTAVGIRATHAGKVLPALSRRRLMALAIAVTGIALLLTGLVPDMATVLFLSLLAGIAAGVAANTGHTLLDQETEEFRRARTTEHLQAVVRVAVALGAIAAPVLAAAIGPHRLTGAEVVFAHGGAAFTLMLVGALLLPVAVLVLTKADDRRGVPLRRDLREALRGGEPVQAASATGFFIALEGGDGAGKSTQVQALADWIRGKGHEVVVTREPGATPVGKRLRSILLDISSAGLSNRAEALLYAADRAEHVDTVVRPALERGAVVISDRYIDSSVAYQGAGRDLSPTEIARISRWATDGLVPNLTVLLDVSPEAARERFTEAPDRLESEPAEFHQRVRSGFLTLAASDPGRYLVVDAGQDPGSVTTVVRHRLDRMLPLSEAEVAAQAEARRLAEEEARRKAAEEAARKAEEARLRAEEEARLAREAEEARIKAEAEAARRAEEERLRAEEEARARAEAERLRLEAEEKARAAEAERLRRQAEEEARLRAEAEERRLEKQRRAEEALLKAEEARRLVAAEAAAKAAAAAAAAAAEAAAVAPPAPAPAPAPAPAPAPKVAMTKKPEREPHPDDAVTVETPVAPAAPAAPEARPVKRVVQPDDVTQTVPVPKIDPASAAETAVLPPVRAADETAVLPPVRPTDETAVLPPVRPQAAQAAQAPQAAQAPQPSQDSGGGQARSATRPTARRPEENPADRVPSGIFRDSGNDRTRELPVVDGEGRPRRPRPDWAEETPLDDLPTLADELLGRHRDDESGDEGDEGDRRPRRRR, encoded by the coding sequence ATGACGCGAGCCGAGCAGCCGGCGGTCGTGACCGCCCCGGCGAACCCCACCTACGACGAAGCCCTAGCCGCGGACTCCCGCGAGCGTGCGGTGCGCGCGCTGCTGCGCACTCCCAGGCTGCGCCGGCTGTGGAGCGCCCAGTTGGTGAGCGGCATCGGTGATGCCCTGGCCCTGCTGGTGCTGGTGCTGCTGGCCCTCCAGGCAGCGGTCACGGAAGGGGGCTTCGGCGGCGGGTTCCGCGGCGCGGCCCTCGCCGTCGCCGCCGTCTTCGGGGTACGGATCGTCGCCACCCTGCTCTTCGGCGCGGTCCTCCTCGGCCCGCTGGCCGGGCTGCTGGGCGCCGACGGCAAGCTGGACCGCCGCTGGACCATGATCGGTGCCGACGGGGTCCGCCTCGGGCTCTTCGTCGTGGCCCCGCTGTGGCTCGACTGGATCCCGGCCCACGCGCTGACCGCGCTGCTGGCCACCGTGTTCGTCTCCGGCGCCGCCGAGCGGCTGTGGACCCTGGCCAAGGAGAGCGCGGCGCCCGCCCTGCTGCCCGCGCCGCCGCCGGAGGGGGCGACCGTACGGCCGCTTCCGGACCACCTGGACGCGCTGCGCCGGCTGACCCTGCGTACGTCCTTCGCGGCGCTGCCGATCGCCGCGGCCGTGCTGCTCGCCGCGACCCTGGTCGGCAAGGCACTCGGCCTCGGCATCGGCTGGTTCGCCGCGAACCAGGCCGCCCTCGGCTCGTACGTGGCCTCCGGCCTCTTCGCCGCCTCCGTCTCGCTGCTGCTGCCGCTGGTGCTGCCCGGCGGGGCGACCCCACGTCCGCGTTCGCCGCTGGAGGGCCTGCGCACCCCCAAGGCGGGCGACCGGCCCGACAAGGGCCGTACGGGAGCCATCCCCCTTCTCGTCCTGAGCTGCGCCGCGGTCGCCGGGGCGGTGTCCTGCGCCGTGTCCGTGTCCGTACTGCACGCCTTCGACCTGGGCGGCGGCCCGGCCGCCTTCGCGCTGTTCGTCCTCGCGCTGGTCGGCGGCACCGCCGTCGGCATCCGCGCCACCCACGCCGGAAAGGTGCTGCCCGCCCTGTCCCGCCGCCGGCTCATGGCCCTCGCCATAGCGGTCACCGGCATCGCGCTGCTGCTGACCGGGCTCGTCCCGGACATGGCCACCGTGCTCTTCCTCTCGCTGCTCGCAGGCATCGCCGCCGGCGTCGCGGCCAACACCGGCCACACCCTCCTGGACCAGGAGACCGAGGAGTTCCGGCGCGCCCGGACCACCGAGCACCTCCAGGCCGTCGTACGCGTGGCCGTGGCGCTCGGCGCGATCGCCGCGCCCGTCCTGGCCGCTGCGATCGGTCCGCACCGGCTGACCGGTGCCGAGGTCGTCTTCGCCCACGGCGGCGCCGCCTTCACCCTGATGCTGGTCGGCGCCCTGCTGCTGCCGGTCGCCGTGCTGGTGCTCACCAAGGCCGACGACCGCCGGGGAGTACCCCTGCGGCGGGACCTGCGGGAGGCGCTGCGGGGCGGGGAGCCCGTTCAGGCGGCGTCCGCCACCGGGTTCTTCATCGCCCTGGAGGGCGGCGACGGAGCCGGCAAGTCCACCCAGGTCCAGGCGCTGGCCGACTGGATACGGGGCAAGGGACACGAGGTCGTCGTGACCCGGGAGCCCGGGGCGACCCCCGTCGGCAAGCGGCTCCGCTCGATCCTGCTCGACATCTCCTCGGCCGGCCTGTCGAACCGGGCCGAGGCACTGCTGTACGCCGCCGACCGGGCGGAACACGTGGACACGGTGGTGCGTCCGGCCCTGGAGCGCGGCGCAGTCGTGATCTCGGACCGCTACATCGACTCCTCGGTCGCCTACCAGGGCGCCGGCCGTGACCTTTCCCCGACGGAGATCGCCAGGATCTCGCGCTGGGCCACCGACGGGCTCGTCCCGAACCTGACCGTGCTGCTCGACGTGTCGCCGGAGGCGGCGCGCGAGCGGTTCACGGAGGCGCCGGACCGGCTGGAGTCGGAGCCGGCGGAGTTCCACCAGCGGGTGCGCTCCGGGTTCCTGACCCTCGCCGCGTCCGACCCCGGCCGCTATCTCGTGGTCGACGCGGGCCAGGACCCGGGGTCGGTGACCACCGTCGTACGGCACCGCCTGGACCGGATGCTCCCGCTCTCGGAGGCCGAGGTGGCCGCCCAGGCCGAGGCGCGGCGCCTCGCCGAGGAGGAGGCCCGGCGCAAGGCTGCCGAGGAGGCGGCCCGCAAGGCGGAGGAAGCGCGCCTGCGCGCCGAAGAGGAGGCCCGGCTGGCCCGCGAGGCCGAGGAAGCGCGGATCAAGGCCGAGGCGGAGGCCGCCCGCAGGGCGGAGGAGGAGCGGCTGCGCGCCGAGGAGGAGGCCCGGGCCCGGGCCGAGGCCGAGCGGCTGCGCCTGGAGGCCGAGGAGAAGGCACGCGCGGCGGAGGCCGAGCGGCTGCGCCGGCAGGCCGAGGAGGAGGCCCGGCTGCGGGCCGAGGCCGAGGAGCGGCGGCTGGAGAAGCAGCGGCGGGCCGAGGAGGCCCTGCTGAAGGCGGAGGAGGCACGCCGCCTGGTGGCGGCGGAGGCGGCGGCGAAGGCTGCGGCTGCCGCGGCCGCGGCAGCCGCGGAGGCTGCTGCGGTGGCGCCGCCGGCTCCTGCGCCGGCTCCCGCTCCCGCCCCCGCCCCCGCCCCCAAGGTCGCCATGACCAAGAAGCCGGAACGGGAGCCGCACCCGGACGACGCGGTGACGGTGGAGACCCCGGTGGCTCCGGCAGCTCCGGCGGCTCCGGAGGCCAGGCCGGTCAAGCGGGTCGTCCAGCCGGACGACGTCACCCAGACCGTCCCGGTGCCGAAGATCGACCCGGCCTCCGCAGCGGAGACCGCGGTGCTGCCTCCGGTCCGCGCGGCCGACGAGACGGCGGTGCTGCCCCCCGTACGGCCGACCGACGAGACGGCGGTGCTGCCGCCCGTCCGCCCGCAGGCCGCGCAGGCCGCGCAGGCCCCGCAGGCCGCGCAGGCCCCGCAGCCTTCGCAGGACAGTGGTGGCGGGCAGGCCCGGTCCGCCACGCGGCCGACGGCCCGGCGTCCGGAGGAGAACCCGGCCGACCGGGTGCCGTCGGGCATCTTCCGGGACTCCGGCAACGACCGGACGCGGGAGCTCCCCGTCGTCGACGGCGAGGGCCGCCCGCGCCGGCCGCGCCCGGACTGGGCCGAGGAGACCCCGCTGGACGACCTTCCGACGCTGGCGGACGAACTGCTGGGCCGCCACCGGGACGACGAGAGCGGCGACGAGGGAGACGAGGGCGATCGGCGGCCGCGCCGCCGCCGCTGA